From the Psilocybe cubensis strain MGC-MH-2018 chromosome 6, whole genome shotgun sequence genome, the window GAGTATTCTAATTGGTGGATGGCACCGCTGAATAAGCTTCCGAAGACCCATACCAGTCGCCTGGTCGCTCCAAGGGGATTGAGAGAAATCTCGGGCTTCGTCTTCGCTATCGCCTTCCTCTGGAGATTCGGTGGGAAGTTGGAAGTCGACATTCAAGTGGGACAAAAGGAGGTTCTGGAGTCGAGGGGTGTTCAATGATGAAAGGAGGGCCCGAGCAAAACATGTGCTTTTCAGATGCAAGCTAACGAGGTTGGGAAGGTTCACGATCGGAAGAGGTCGGATAACTGCGTCGTCGTGCGGCCATCCAGAGAGGTAGAAAGATTCGAGCTCCGGGCATGAAGTTAAGAATTCGAGGATGAATTTTGGCTGGGTGTGGGGACCAATCTGGCCGTCTTCCGCAATGCTGACATGTACGAACCGGAGTGGAGGATTTATGCCGGTGGTAGGAATTCGGGACACCCAGACACTGAGGCTAAAACTGATACTTTGATCAGGACTGGTTGGTGAAATGCTGATTCTGGGTTCGTCCTCATCGAACTCGTCTTGTTCGCTATCATGAAGAAAGACATGGAGGTGAGTAAGGCAATCGGAAGTGATGTTTAGGTCGTCCACACGAATCTCTTCCTCTCGTTTCCCACGCAATCGAAAGGTTCGCCAGCGGTCAATCGAGGATAAGAGGGGCGACAAAAGTGGGAGGATGTGATCAGTATCTTGAAGATTAAGTTCAACATCGAACTTTTGAGGTTGACATTTCCGTCTCCACAACAGCGCCTGCGGTTCGGAGACATTGCAGTCAGGATCCGCGTCCGAAAGAGATACTGTTCTCCACAGGTACGGGGATGTGTCGATGAGCTTTTGCCACAACCAAGACACCTTCCGGAGAGTAAGAGGCGATATGGGATGGTTCGCGACGCAATGCCCAAAGATTTCAAGTAGGAGTTCTGCTGGAAGAAAGCCTATCGTCGCAAATGTTGAGTCATTGCGGGTAAACGGTGCGGAATCCTGAAATCTGTTGACAAGTGCAGCGGTATCAGACATATATGTCATAGAAGAGCGGGGAGGTGTGGGGTAACACGGAACCTAGTACCATTAGCAACCAGTCAAGAGACCGTGGGAAAATGTGCATCCGGAGAATACACGGCACTCAGAAATGAACAAAATGGCGTCCTCCGGTTCCGTCGTCGCACTTTCGGAAAGTCGACTGCGCAGTCAGGATATAGGACCAGGATTAGTAACTCAAATCAAGGCAATCCAGGATACACAAAATTGCGATACAATAACAAAATGAGAGACATACAGCTGATTCCATTGACGGCATGTCAGTACTTTGAAAACCAGACCACACTGCAAATTCTGGGTGGGACAATAGAATTATAAGGGAAGATTTCAGCAACGTCCTCGACGTTCTGTTGAATCTGTTCGGCCTTGCTCATTGTGCAGGAGGAGAACATGTCCAGCTGACTAATCCAAGCAGCTTTTTGATCTGCTGTACAGTTTTTCGGAGTTTGCCGGTTAAGCCACGGGCTGTTTGTGGACGACCAAAAGAGATACACACAAAGCCCGTCAACGTCGTGCCCGCCCGCCCCCGCGTTCCTTCCCTCAAGAAAAGCCAGCCAATATGCCGGGAGTACGAGACGTCAGGTTAGACTATGCGCGTACCCGTCGAACGATCCCAGAACGCTGATTTTACTCGGTCTTCAGCGCAGAAGAATTTATTGCTGCTTATGCTTCGCATTTGAAGCGCTCAGGCAAGCTGGAAGTCCCAGCTTGGGTTGACATCGTCAAAACTGGCTCATTCAAGGAGCTCGCCCCCTACGATCCCGATTGGTACTACGTCCGAGCAGGTTCGTAGTTATAAGTTCTTTCTGTGATTTGATCGCAACTCGACTTATTATACTTTACAGCTGCTGTTGCTCGCCACATTTACCTCCGCAAGGACGTTGGCATTGGTGCCCTTACTAAACTTCACGGTGGACGCAACCGACGCGGAAACCGCCCTTCCCACCATGCCGATTCATCTGCATCTGTCCAGCGTAAAGTTTGCCAGTCCTTGGAGAAGATTGGTGTGCTAGAACAGACAGGCAACGGTGGACGAAGAATTTCCCAGGACGGCCAGCGGGATTTGGACCGCATTGCTACCGCCGTCGTCGAGGAGCTCAAGGccaaggaagaggaggaggatgaagatgaggaagaggatgaggaggatgaggagtAAACTTGCACGGCCATGATGTCCTACACTACCTTCCACGTATGATCTTGCATGTTTTTATCTTTTCACTGTATGCAGCATGCGCTTGCTAAAAATGCCTTGTCATCGCCCATCTTGTGGATTTCAAGCGTCGCAATACTGGTCTTGGGTCTCCATTTTCTAGCATTAGCACCGTCATTGTCAATATCCTCGGGTACCGATGCTTCCAAGTGCTACCACGATTAATTCCATGTTTTGATCGTCCGGTTTGAATGAACATTGTTGTCGCCAGGAGGAATTATATCAACGGAGCTATGCCGATTCTTCTCGCTTTCTATGCGACAATTATATTCTGACTATCATTGGTTATGCATAGTTTGGTCCCTGATCAATTCAACCTATACTTCTCCACGCTCCATATCAACAATCGTTGTTACTTATACATGTTGGTGGTACTTCCCATGGAGTGAAGCATTTCAGCTGTTCAGTATTCTAGATGTTGCGATGGTGTTCGGTGCTTTTTTGGGAAACATTTCGGCATGAACCTGATGCCTGACATACTTATATAGACCGCACAGTCCAGTCTTTCACTGCCTTCACACCCCCATCGATTATTATCTTGAGTTCTTTTGGAGCCATCTCTCCGGGTTTTGCAATTTCTATCGTCGTGATCACATCATGTCATACCAGTCACTCATCGGGAAACCTGCGCCAGCTATCACTCTGGACAACTACGATGGGCAGTCGTTCACTTTCACGCCTGGCGAGAAGGAGGTCCCTACAGCCTTGTTCTTCTATCCTGCTTCAGGTATATCTGGAAGCCTTGATTGCTCAGACCTTGTTGGATGACTTGTGTGTTTGTTAGGCTCCTATGGGTGCACAAAGCAAGCATGTCAATTTCGCGATGCTATTGCTGGTCAGTTTTCTATTGGACCAAGAATTATGCCAATCATGTTCTTGTTTGCAATTGGAATTCCGAAGGGATACACTGACTCTATGCATGTACAGAGAAAGATACCTTTGGACCTGGAAAAGTCCAGATAATAGGCATCAGTCCGGATCCTGTGGCCAAACAGAAGGCATTCGTAGAGAAGGAAAAATTAACGGTATGTTGTGGTGCTCTCTGAAGTCTAAAGAACTTAGTTCATTGAATCTGAACAGTATCCTGTCCTCAGCGATGTAAAGAAAGAAGTTTTCAAGGCCTATGGAATAGGCAAGGGGATGCTGGGTATGGTCGCTGTTGCCAGGGTCACATTTATCATTGATAAGAAAGGTATTGTGAGGTACGACGTTATCGTATGCATACCTTGTACAGAACAGTGGACTCACGTTTTTCTTATTTGTAGAGATGCGCTTGATGCAACAATGAACTATGGCGCACACTCCAAGTTCGTGGAGAAGTGGCTTAACAGGTTGCAAACGGAGGATGAGGCCAAAGCAGAGACGCCTACGACGCCGGCTACTGAGAATTCTCCTGCTACAGCTACTACAACTGCAGAAGCACCTAAGCCGCAATAAGACGATGGCGACGAACTATATCTTATATGGTGGATAGCGGGCAACGAAATCAAACAATTTGAATGTTATTGTTACACATATCCATATATGAATCTATGCTGCGTTTCGGGTTTTGTGTACTAATGTATGTCttctatatatatatacatacTTACGTGCCTGTGGTCCTTACGGAAAGGCTGCCTGCTACCTGACATCAATCTTATGAGAGCTTATGCATATGCCTTGAACCAGGCCTGACCAGGCGATCCATGACTGTCATTTCCGCTTCAGATACCGAGGCGCGTCCTACGGCTACCCCGCATCACGTGATATATCTCCCCCTCAGCCATTATCACGCGCCAAAATGCTCCTTCCTCCATTCGACGACCTCGCTCAGACAGGCATTAGGGTATCTGGCACAGTCAAACCACTTGACGGTAGAGACTCACTAGCCTTGCCATCCTAATATCAGTGACGCCTGCTCGATATCATTAACGAAGCCTCGGTGTCGGACTCGGGACAGACGATTCGTTTCTCACACAAGTCAACTGGCCTGCAAAGCCTACATATTACCGGATCTCTAGTTACCCGGACGGACACATAAGTGGCTACTATTTGTGCTACCAAGAGCAGTTTTAGAGTCTTAGACTTCGACCCCTTACAACTCCTCATTTTTCTCCCCTCACATCTTGCTTGCGCTTTACGATGCCGATTATTACGCCAGTGACGAAGATTCTAGGGATCCGAGTGTATGTTTCCATCTGATGTGCTGCTCAGAGTTTTTGGAGCCTGACATGCGTGAAATGATAGTCCTATCGTGCAAGGAGGAATGCAATGGTATATGACCATCTCCATCTCGTCTACCGCAAGGATAGGAGATTCGATGATATCTAATCTATGTATACATTGTCTAGGGTGGGTGTGCCGAAGTTGGCAGCTGCAGTTTCAGAAGCTGGAGGACTCGGTACGTTCTGCAGCTTTTTTTCTCCAAGATCATCCGACGGTTGACCTTCATTCGTCATTCTGTGATAGGTATCCTGACTGCACTGACCCAACCTTCCCCCGACGCACTTCGAGAAGCCATCCGAGAGACACGCAAACTCACCTCAAAACCTATCGGTGTCAATATCACGTTGCTACCCAGCATTAATCCTCCTGATTACCAGGGATATGCGCGTGCCGCCGTCGAGGAGGGCATTAGGATTTTTGAGACTGCTGGAAATAATCGTGCGTCGCGACCTTGTTGTGCTTTTATTTCAGCTGAAGTCCTGATTGGCTTGGTATGCTTAAAATAGCCGGACCATTGATTAAATACTTCAAGAGCAAGGGATGCGTTGTGGTGCACAAGTGCACCACTATCAGGCACGCGAAGGTGATGTAGCGGACTTGTATGGTGTGGATGGCTTTTGTACTGATATCAAAAAACATGCAGAGTGCTGAGAAGCTGGGTGTTGATATTTTGAGCATTGATGGCTTTGAATGTGAGTATCGACTATTTTGTATCTGCTGAATTCTGTAGACCTAATAAACCATGAAGGTGCTGGACATCCTGGAGAAGATGACATTGGCGGGTTGGTGCTGGTAAGAAAGCATGGTATACACAACGGCGTTGTTACTAAAATGCGAATCACCTTCAGCTGGCCCGAGCAGTCAAGGAGCTCAAAGTTCCTTTCATTGCTTCTGGCGGTATTGCCGATGCCCGAGGTTTCGCTGCTGCATTAGCCCTCGGCGCCAGCGTGAGTTTCATTGTGTTCATGTTGTATTTTTGTATTTGACTTACTTAAACATATTCAGGGAATCAATATGGGTACGAATACGTGGTTACTGATTTCCTGAGTAGACTGCTAACAATTATCCATAGGAACTCGCTTCATGTGCACAGTCGAATCGTATGTCTTTTGGCGTTTTGTCGATGTCTGATGAAGTGTTATTAACGATTGTAATAGTCCTATTCACCAAAATATTAAGGAGAAGATCGTTGCGTCAACTGAGCGTGACACGGTCCACATTTTCCGCACTCTGCACAATACTGCCCGCGTGTTCAAAAACAAGGTCTCGATGGAggttgttgccattgagaaACGCGGCAATGCCAAGTTCGAGGATATCAAGGACCTGGTGTCTGGAGCCCGTGGACGATTAGTATATGAGAAGGGTGATCCTGATATTGGTATCTGGTCCGCGGGTATCACGATTGGATTGATCAACGATATACCGACCTGCGAAGAACTGCTAAGAAGGTTTGAAAGGGAGACTGAGGAGATTGTGAGCGGATTGAACAAGGTGGTGTTTACGGGAGAGTCGTGCCCGGTGTCAGGAAGGGCGAAACTGTAGTATATTTATGGATGGGAACACTATTAAACATGAATTCGGATTACACCTGGGGCTGTCACTGCGCGTGCATGTTGAATGTGAAAGCGGAGACGCGAAGGACAGCGTGTAAGTGTCTCGTGATCGTGTTGAAGCCATGAGGCAGGACCCCAAGCGACGCCGAGGGCAAAATGAGAGGACGGCATGTGCCGGTGGCCATAAATGGGCTGGTGATTGGGGTCCTTACTGCAGCGTGGTGTTGACGGGGGTTGGTCCACTGAACACGGTTGATATTTGTTTTTCGATTTGCTTTGTCGCTTTCCTCTTTGCTTTCCTTGCTGTCTCTTCTTCTCTACCACAATGTCCATATCTCCTCCCCGCACCCCAGGTGAGGACCGCCTTTCAGCCCAATTCACCGCCGTAAAGTCGACCACGCCGACCTCCGATACCTCTTCCATCATCGACGATGTCTCTTTTGACTACGTTTGGGACAAGCAGGGCAATTTCATTCGTAAATCAAAAGACGAAATGTCTCCAAAACCCGACCTCGGTTCAAATCCATCATCGCCGCCCACACCTCCGGAATCACCTTCTCAACCCGAACCTGTTCCCAAACCACCGTCTCCAGATATCCTGGACTCCCCATTAACCAAGGGACCGCTTTCTCGGTCAGAAAGCGCGTATCCGATTCTCACAGGGTCTGGCGCTGGTGCTGCTTCCACGCAGACTGACATGCCTGTGAGGCTCTTTCAACGGGTCGCGTCTGGCCCCGCAATTGCCATGGCATCTAATCTGCCTCCAACAACCTCGACTGTACAATCTAAGCCACGCATAGTGGCACGGCGTGTAACAATGGAAGATGGGCGCGATAGACAGGAATCTGTTGCCTCCTCGCGGTCGCGTCAAACATTAGACTCGAATGCACCAAATTACGCCCTCatagaagagaaggaaaacaTCAGCGATGCCGACGAGATCCCTCATGCGGAAATCCAGAGAGCATCCATTGCCACGAAGATGCGGAGCTCGCCACCGCTGGTGACACGCTCCATGTCGTCAGCTAGCTCACGCGTCCCTGCTGCCCGCGCAGCATACCTGGCAAACGGTGCGAGCAGCCTGGGCGGCAA encodes:
- a CDS encoding Putative peroxiredoxin (Putative peroxiredoxin MT1643), translated to MSYQSLIGKPAPAITLDNYDGQSFTFTPGEKEVPTALFFYPASGSYGCTKQACQFRDAIAEKDTFGPGKVQIIGISPDPVAKQKAFVEKEKLTYPVLSDVKKEVFKAYGIGKGMLGMVAVARVTFIIDKKGIVRDALDATMNYGAHSKFVEKWLNRLQTEDEAKAETPTTPATENSPATATTTAEAPKPQ
- a CDS encoding NADH:quinone reductase; the protein is MPIITPVTKILGIRVPIVQGGMQWVGVPKLAAAVSEAGGLGILTALTQPSPDALREAIRETRKLTSKPIGVNITLLPSINPPDYQGYARAAVEEGIRIFETAGNNPGPLIKYFKSKGCVVVHKCTTIRHAKSAEKLGVDILSIDGFECAGHPGEDDIGGLVLLARAVKELKVPFIASGGIADARGFAAALALGASGINMGTRFMCTVESPIHQNIKEKIVASTERDTVHIFRTLHNTARVFKNKVSMEVVAIEKRGNAKFEDIKDLVSGARGRLVYEKGDPDIGIWSAGITIGLINDIPTCEELLRRFERETEEIVSGLNKVVFTGESCPVSGRAKL
- a CDS encoding 40S ribosomal protein S19-A, encoding MPGVRDVSAEEFIAAYASHLKRSGKLEVPAWVDIVKTGSFKELAPYDPDWYYVRAAAVARHIYLRKDVGIGALTKLHGGRNRRGNRPSHHADSSASVQRKVCQSLEKIGVLEQTGNGGRRISQDGQRDLDRIATAVVEELKAKEEEEDEDEEEDEEDEE